In Coriobacteriaceae bacterium, a single window of DNA contains:
- a CDS encoding ROK family protein, with the protein MAEQQLIGALEAGGTKMVCATGYADGTVLEREQIATTTPQETVEAVNAWFADKGIAALGIGAFGPTAVNPASPQYGKILETPKTAWRYFDLLGTIQNELNIPCGYDTDVNVACLGEVTFGCAQGLTDVVYLTIGTGVGAGVLSGGQLVHGMMHPEAGHILVTRDPRDTIGEHSACPFHDNCLEGLIAGPGVKKRWNGKSAGDMAEDPEAMDLLAGYLAQALMTYTLCYAPQKIIIGGGVADHTPIVPLARKKCAEMLNGYIVTPEVNDIETYIVNNSLEGKQGIMGCLALGAQALQ; encoded by the coding sequence ATGGCAGAGCAGCAGCTTATCGGAGCGCTCGAGGCTGGCGGCACCAAGATGGTCTGCGCCACGGGCTATGCAGACGGTACGGTCCTGGAGCGCGAGCAGATTGCGACCACGACCCCGCAGGAGACCGTTGAGGCCGTCAACGCATGGTTTGCCGACAAGGGCATCGCCGCGCTGGGCATTGGCGCCTTTGGCCCCACGGCAGTCAACCCTGCCTCGCCCCAATACGGCAAGATCCTGGAGACGCCCAAAACGGCATGGCGCTACTTTGATCTGCTGGGCACCATTCAAAACGAGCTCAATATTCCCTGTGGCTACGACACCGACGTCAACGTCGCCTGCTTGGGCGAGGTCACCTTCGGTTGCGCCCAGGGCCTCACCGACGTGGTCTACCTGACCATCGGCACCGGCGTGGGCGCCGGCGTGCTCTCGGGCGGCCAGCTCGTGCACGGTATGATGCATCCCGAAGCCGGCCATATCCTGGTCACGCGCGATCCGCGCGACACCATCGGCGAGCATAGCGCCTGCCCCTTCCACGACAACTGCCTCGAGGGCCTCATCGCCGGCCCCGGCGTTAAAAAGCGCTGGAATGGCAAGAGCGCCGGAGACATGGCCGAAGATCCGGAGGCCATGGACCTGCTCGCAGGCTACCTGGCACAGGCGCTCATGACCTACACGCTGTGCTACGCGCCGCAAAAGATCATCATCGGCGGCGGCGTGGCCGACCACACCCCCATCGTGCCGCTCGCACGCAAAAAGTGCGCCGAGATGCTCAACGGCTATATCGTCACGCCCGAGGTCAACGACATCGAAACCTACATTGTCAATAACAGCCTTGAGGGCAAGCAGGGCATCATGGGTTGTCTGGCCCTTGGCGCCCAGGCGCTCCAGTAA
- a CDS encoding VanZ family protein, translated as MVKLDRKWALAACAMVLVIWGNSLVPGTGSGSLSLSIMESIRGFLQALGLPYEWVTNFVVRKCAHFTEYMVLGILATHAFDLEGRRTFDVLLPTAVFLLLVPSIDETIQLFVPGRAGMITDVMIDCCGATTGVVLRYLLRSLIYTKKAA; from the coding sequence ATGGTTAAGCTCGATCGAAAATGGGCGCTTGCCGCCTGCGCCATGGTGCTCGTCATTTGGGGCAATTCGCTGGTTCCCGGTACGGGGTCTGGTTCGTTGAGCTTGTCGATCATGGAATCCATTCGCGGCTTTTTGCAGGCCCTGGGGCTTCCATACGAGTGGGTGACCAACTTCGTCGTGCGCAAGTGCGCTCATTTTACCGAGTACATGGTGCTTGGCATCTTGGCGACGCACGCCTTTGACCTCGAAGGCCGGCGCACGTTTGATGTGTTGCTGCCCACGGCGGTGTTCTTGCTGCTTGTTCCCTCTATCGACGAGACGATCCAGCTTTTTGTGCCCGGTCGCGCCGGCATGATTACCGATGTGATGATCGACTGCTGCGGGGCGACGACAGGCGTCGTGCTCCGATATCTCTTACGGTCGCTGATTTACACCAAAAAGGCCGCCTAG
- the rho gene encoding transcription termination factor Rho, translating into MSDQQQENEITTTQTAPAAPVTSDQAVLSAPAQVSAPEALKAAAPTTPVASEEAAPAKPKRTRRLAKLAADGEDAEKPKRRTTRTTRAKRPVATDASAPISDEVAQARALAQISEAQVVRARRRAAEREAAALTELAAPVTPEAPAAEQSAEKTAPRTRRRAAAKTQQPVEQLTPEVAEAPARSAAGEGASSAEPVVHAEVNEVPVVDPALRPHRRGRKPKAYVEAEKAAAAAAAAQGAAVTAEPTATVDALVQDAPSTEAPASADAEPVDVRPGRSRRTAAKRSTKAKVKAEAKPVDDKSSEVTADAASEAESADQPATEKPKRTRKKSARAKVAEQQGDADPSAHANADAKAEGEAPSGTDTPAAAADGGAEAEAGVRPGRRQHKRNDERNDRKDDRNNDRRSRQRDRKQRNKERNAAPTEPTLSREELAAMKVAELREKAKEFEIETTGKKKAELVEEIYTTAAKAEGFRDIKGILQIRPDGSGIIHAHGYMKSNEDAFVPAYLIRSARLRTGDVIEGSLRPSRGGDKRAGLAKITTVNGMDPEQIRNRPKFGDLTPVYPNEPLRMEHGKDSITGRAIDIVSPIGKGQRGLIVSPPKAGKTTILKKICQSISINNPEVHLICLLVDERPEEVTDMQRSIKGEVVASTFDMPAENHTRVAELVIERAKRIVELGGDVVVVLDSITRLARAYNLAAPASGRILSGGVDSAALYPPKRFLGAARNIENGGSLTILASALIDTGSKMDEVIFEEFKGTGNMELKLDRDLADRRIFPAIDPVASGTRNEDLLVDEQMRPFVFGLRRILAGMNNTERAAASFIKGLKGTNTNQEFLVRSAKKHSDYEQTF; encoded by the coding sequence GTGTCTGATCAACAACAAGAAAACGAAATAACGACGACGCAAACGGCTCCCGCTGCACCGGTTACGTCGGACCAGGCCGTGCTTTCCGCGCCGGCGCAGGTCTCGGCTCCCGAGGCGCTTAAGGCCGCCGCGCCCACCACGCCCGTTGCTAGCGAGGAGGCTGCTCCCGCTAAGCCTAAGCGCACGCGTCGTTTGGCCAAGCTTGCTGCGGACGGCGAGGATGCCGAAAAGCCCAAGCGTCGTACGACGCGCACCACGCGCGCGAAGCGCCCCGTTGCCACCGATGCTTCGGCCCCCATTTCCGATGAGGTCGCGCAGGCCCGTGCACTGGCGCAGATTAGCGAGGCCCAGGTTGTGCGTGCCCGCCGTCGCGCTGCCGAGCGCGAGGCCGCGGCATTGACTGAGCTCGCTGCGCCGGTCACCCCCGAGGCTCCTGCTGCCGAACAGTCGGCCGAGAAGACGGCACCGCGCACGCGTCGCCGTGCGGCAGCCAAGACGCAGCAGCCCGTCGAGCAGCTGACTCCTGAGGTCGCTGAAGCTCCGGCTCGTTCTGCGGCAGGGGAGGGCGCTTCCTCCGCTGAGCCCGTCGTGCACGCTGAGGTCAACGAGGTTCCCGTCGTTGATCCGGCTCTGCGCCCGCATCGTCGCGGCCGCAAGCCCAAGGCGTATGTTGAGGCCGAGAAAGCCGCTGCCGCAGCAGCTGCTGCCCAGGGCGCAGCGGTGACGGCCGAGCCTACGGCCACGGTCGATGCCCTGGTCCAGGACGCTCCGTCCACCGAGGCTCCCGCATCTGCCGATGCCGAGCCCGTCGATGTCCGTCCCGGCCGCAGCCGTCGCACCGCGGCAAAGCGCTCGACGAAGGCGAAGGTCAAGGCTGAGGCCAAGCCCGTCGACGATAAGTCCTCGGAGGTAACCGCCGATGCCGCTTCCGAGGCCGAGAGCGCCGATCAGCCGGCAACTGAGAAGCCAAAGCGTACGCGCAAGAAGTCCGCAAGGGCCAAGGTTGCCGAGCAGCAGGGCGACGCCGATCCCAGCGCCCATGCCAACGCCGATGCCAAGGCAGAGGGCGAGGCCCCGTCCGGCACCGATACGCCCGCAGCCGCGGCTGACGGGGGCGCCGAGGCCGAAGCGGGTGTCCGTCCCGGCCGCCGTCAGCACAAGCGCAACGACGAGCGCAACGACCGCAAGGACGATCGCAACAACGACCGCCGCAGCCGTCAGCGCGACCGCAAGCAGCGCAACAAGGAGCGCAACGCCGCCCCCACCGAGCCCACGCTTTCGCGCGAGGAGCTTGCGGCCATGAAGGTCGCCGAGCTGCGCGAGAAGGCAAAAGAGTTCGAGATCGAGACGACCGGCAAGAAGAAGGCCGAGCTTGTCGAGGAGATCTACACGACCGCCGCGAAGGCCGAGGGCTTCCGCGATATTAAGGGCATCCTGCAGATTCGCCCGGACGGCTCCGGCATCATCCATGCCCACGGTTACATGAAGTCCAACGAAGACGCCTTCGTCCCCGCTTACCTCATCCGCTCCGCACGCCTGCGCACGGGCGATGTCATCGAGGGTTCGCTGCGCCCCTCGCGCGGCGGCGACAAGCGAGCCGGCCTCGCCAAGATCACGACCGTTAACGGCATGGATCCCGAGCAGATCCGCAACCGCCCCAAGTTCGGCGACCTTACCCCGGTCTATCCCAACGAGCCGCTGCGTATGGAGCACGGCAAGGACTCCATTACCGGTCGCGCTATCGATATCGTGTCACCGATCGGCAAGGGCCAGCGTGGCCTGATCGTGTCGCCGCCCAAGGCCGGCAAGACAACGATCCTTAAGAAGATCTGCCAGTCCATCTCGATCAACAACCCCGAGGTGCACCTCATCTGCCTACTCGTCGACGAGCGCCCCGAAGAGGTCACCGATATGCAGCGCTCCATCAAGGGCGAGGTCGTGGCCTCGACCTTCGATATGCCTGCCGAGAACCACACCCGCGTGGCCGAGCTCGTCATCGAACGCGCCAAGCGCATTGTGGAGCTGGGCGGCGATGTCGTGGTGGTGCTCGACTCCATCACGCGTCTTGCCCGCGCCTACAACCTGGCGGCACCCGCCTCGGGTCGTATCCTTTCGGGCGGCGTCGATTCGGCAGCTCTCTATCCGCCCAAGCGTTTCCTGGGTGCAGCCCGCAATATCGAAAACGGCGGCTCGCTCACCATCCTCGCCTCCGCCCTTATCGACACCGGCTCCAAGATGGATGAGGTCATCTTTGAGGAGTTCAAGGGCACCGGCAACATGGAGCTCAAGCTCGACCGCGATCTTGCCGATCGCCGCATCTTCCCGGCCATCGACCCCGTTGCCTCCGGTACGCGCAACGAGGACCTGCTGGTCGACGAGCAGATGCGCCCGTTTGTCTTCGGCCTGCGTCGCATTCTCGCCGGTATGAACAACACCGAGCGCGCGGCGGCGTCGTTTATTAAGGGTCTTAAGGGCACCAACACCAACCAGGAGTTCCTGGTGCGTTCGGCCAAAAAGCACAGCGACTACGAGCAGACGTTTTAG
- the argS gene encoding arginine--tRNA ligase: MPEKIEELVRAALAAAQEAGDLSAFELDDCAIERPADTSHGEWTSTMALKSAKLAHCAPRKIAEAVVAHMPEDPAIEKVEIAGPGFINFYLSVAVKNAIFGEVREKGMDFAKSNVGGGLKTQVEFVSANPVGPMHIGHGRWAALGDSLCRVMDHAGYDIQREFYINDHGSQMNTFGNSISTRYMQLADIIAKQGVDIDEAHKLLIADRDAFVADESDEHPETHPYQDNFAETLGKDSYGGDYIIDEAAEFWRTDGDKWVNADPQERMESFRERGYVKMVDNMRDLCHAVNCDFDRWFSERSLYVKDTEGETAGTSAVDRAFEKLDKMGYLYTKDGALWFRSTDLGDDKDRVLIKSDGEYTYFASDVAYHWDKFQRVDHVIDIWGADHHGYIERVRCVCDALGYPGKFEVLLGQLVNLLRNGKPVRMSKRKGTMVTLQELVDEVGSDAARYTLISKSSNQMVDFDIEAVKKRDNSNPVYYVQYAHARVCSILRRAADVTAEQAAEMGMKAVAEKAIGENVDYSLLTDPTELALSRKLNELTDLIGSCARDRAPFRLTHFAEELAGDFHSFYAACQVLPSEGRPVDPELSRARLAACDAVRVTLALVLTLVGVSAPEQM; the protein is encoded by the coding sequence ATGCCCGAGAAGATTGAAGAGCTGGTACGCGCTGCGCTTGCTGCGGCCCAGGAGGCCGGCGACCTTTCCGCATTTGAACTTGACGATTGCGCTATCGAGCGACCGGCTGATACTTCTCATGGCGAGTGGACCTCCACCATGGCCCTGAAGTCCGCCAAGCTGGCTCACTGCGCCCCGCGCAAGATCGCCGAGGCCGTCGTCGCCCATATGCCCGAGGACCCCGCAATCGAGAAGGTCGAGATCGCCGGTCCTGGCTTCATCAACTTCTACCTCTCCGTCGCCGTCAAGAACGCCATCTTTGGCGAGGTCCGCGAGAAGGGTATGGACTTCGCTAAGTCCAACGTCGGTGGCGGCCTGAAGACCCAGGTCGAGTTCGTCTCCGCTAACCCCGTCGGCCCCATGCACATCGGTCATGGTCGCTGGGCCGCTCTGGGCGACTCCCTTTGTCGTGTGATGGACCACGCCGGTTACGACATCCAGCGTGAGTTCTACATCAACGACCACGGCTCTCAGATGAACACCTTCGGTAACTCCATCAGTACGCGCTATATGCAGCTTGCCGACATCATCGCCAAGCAGGGCGTGGATATCGACGAGGCTCACAAGCTTCTGATCGCCGACCGCGATGCCTTTGTTGCCGACGAGAGCGACGAGCATCCCGAGACCCATCCGTATCAGGACAACTTTGCCGAGACTCTGGGCAAGGACTCCTACGGCGGCGACTACATCATCGACGAGGCTGCCGAGTTCTGGCGCACCGACGGCGATAAGTGGGTCAACGCCGATCCGCAGGAGCGCATGGAGAGCTTCCGTGAGCGCGGCTACGTAAAGATGGTCGACAACATGCGCGACCTTTGCCACGCCGTTAACTGCGACTTTGATCGTTGGTTCTCCGAGCGCTCTCTGTACGTGAAGGACACCGAGGGCGAGACCGCCGGCACCTCCGCCGTCGACCGCGCTTTTGAGAAGCTCGACAAGATGGGCTATCTCTACACCAAGGACGGTGCCCTGTGGTTCCGCTCCACCGACCTGGGCGATGACAAGGACCGCGTCCTGATCAAGTCCGATGGCGAGTACACCTACTTCGCCTCCGATGTTGCCTATCACTGGGATAAGTTCCAGCGCGTCGACCACGTCATCGATATCTGGGGCGCCGACCACCACGGCTACATCGAGCGCGTCCGCTGCGTCTGCGATGCTCTCGGTTACCCCGGCAAGTTCGAGGTTCTGCTGGGCCAGCTCGTCAACCTGCTACGCAACGGCAAGCCCGTCCGTATGTCCAAGCGCAAGGGCACCATGGTGACCCTGCAGGAGCTCGTCGACGAGGTCGGCTCCGACGCCGCTCGCTACACGCTCATCTCCAAGAGCTCCAACCAGATGGTCGACTTCGATATCGAGGCCGTCAAGAAGCGCGACAACTCCAACCCGGTGTACTACGTGCAGTACGCTCACGCCCGCGTGTGCTCCATCCTGCGTCGTGCCGCAGACGTTACCGCCGAGCAGGCCGCTGAGATGGGCATGAAGGCCGTCGCCGAGAAGGCCATCGGCGAGAACGTCGATTACTCGCTGCTGACCGACCCGACCGAGCTTGCCCTTTCGCGTAAGCTCAACGAGCTCACCGACCTCATCGGTAGCTGCGCTCGCGATCGCGCCCCGTTCCGCCTGACGCACTTTGCCGAGGAGCTCGCCGGCGACTTCCACAGCTTCTACGCTGCCTGCCAGGTTCTGCCGAGCGAGGGCCGTCCCGTCGACCCCGAGCTCTCGCGCGCCCGTCTGGCCGCTTGCGACGCCGTCCGCGTGACGCTCGCCCTGGTGCTTACCCTCGTTGGCGTTTCTGCTCCCGAGCAGATGTAA
- a CDS encoding CarD family transcriptional regulator, translated as MFSIGQHVIHPGQGVCTVVGFRDDTPQPMLLLETKQGHAQTILMYPVAQADRLHAAISQQDAEHLLSHYDELECDTFTERNSSLEETHFKQQLKLGAPETVRVAKTMMHRIRQAEEADKKPSSYYMRVLKEAKRRSIEEFAVALGVTEEAAEARLAQAALN; from the coding sequence ATGTTCTCAATCGGTCAACACGTCATTCATCCGGGTCAGGGAGTCTGCACCGTCGTCGGCTTTAGGGACGACACACCGCAGCCCATGTTGTTGCTCGAGACCAAACAGGGACATGCGCAGACGATTCTCATGTACCCCGTGGCGCAGGCCGACCGTCTGCATGCCGCTATCTCCCAGCAAGATGCAGAGCACCTGCTGAGCCACTACGATGAGCTGGAGTGCGACACCTTTACCGAGCGCAATAGCTCGCTCGAGGAGACGCACTTTAAGCAGCAGCTCAAGCTGGGCGCGCCCGAGACGGTTCGCGTGGCAAAAACCATGATGCACCGTATTCGCCAGGCCGAGGAAGCAGATAAAAAGCCCAGCTCCTACTACATGCGCGTACTCAAGGAAGCCAAGCGCCGCTCCATCGAGGAGTTCGCCGTGGCCCTGGGCGTCACCGAAGAGGCCGCCGAAGCCCGCCTAGCCCAAGCCGCCCTCAACTAA
- a CDS encoding HD family phosphohydrolase translates to MAELLSAGITRDRAFELLNEHNKDPFHITHGETVEGTMRYFAREFDPENEEFWGIVGLLHDLDWEEHEDDPMNHTIYAAEILEGEGASPELIRAIQTHTSDFNTSLPKPELQMEKILFACDELTGLIGAAVIMRPSKSVMDFTTKSLKKKFKDKRFAAGCSRDVISQGAEMLGWELPELFDRTIAAMQSFAPDRDTSQA, encoded by the coding sequence ATGGCAGAGCTGCTTTCCGCCGGAATCACCCGCGACCGTGCGTTCGAATTGCTCAACGAGCACAACAAAGACCCGTTCCACATCACCCACGGCGAAACGGTCGAGGGCACCATGCGCTACTTTGCGCGCGAGTTCGACCCCGAGAACGAGGAGTTTTGGGGCATCGTCGGCCTGCTACACGACCTGGATTGGGAGGAACATGAGGACGACCCCATGAACCACACCATCTATGCGGCCGAGATCCTCGAGGGCGAGGGCGCCTCTCCCGAACTCATTCGCGCTATTCAGACGCACACGTCCGATTTCAATACCTCACTGCCCAAGCCCGAGCTGCAGATGGAAAAGATCTTGTTTGCCTGCGACGAGCTCACCGGCCTGATCGGTGCTGCCGTGATCATGCGTCCGAGCAAGAGCGTCATGGACTTTACGACTAAGTCGCTCAAGAAAAAGTTCAAGGACAAGCGCTTTGCCGCCGGCTGCTCGCGCGACGTGATTTCGCAGGGCGCTGAGATGCTGGGTTGGGAGCTCCCCGAGCTCTTCGACCGTACCATCGCGGCCATGCAGTCCTTCGCGCCCGATCGCGATACCTCCCAGGCCTAA
- a CDS encoding glutamate-5-semialdehyde dehydrogenase has protein sequence MSVDIATYVHDLAVEAKAASGALATASDVQRQEAVRAMAAALRDGADSIIAANELDMAAARDAGISAGLLDRLLLTPERVEGMAAGLEKLAELPDPVGRVLDHRVLASGVDLTRVSVPLGLVAMVYEARPNVTADAAGICIRTGNACILRGGSLAYHSCAMIAELLADALEAQGFPREAVSMIESTDREATGELMKLRGIVDVLIPRGGAGLIQRCVRESLVPVIETGTGNCHIYVHESADFDKALNIIVNAKTQRVGVCNAAESLLLDRAVADSFLPAAVAVLHDHGVLIHGDEATCAVCADAGLAEGDDYVAATEEDWGREYLALEMSVKVVANEDEAIAHINRYGTMHSEAIVAEDVDACERFLDEIDASAVYANASTRFTDGGEFGLGAEIGISTQKLHARGPFAAEALTTYKYKLRGTGQVRP, from the coding sequence ATGTCGGTCGATATAGCCACGTATGTCCACGATCTTGCCGTCGAGGCCAAGGCCGCTTCGGGCGCGCTTGCCACGGCGAGTGACGTCCAACGCCAGGAGGCCGTGCGCGCCATGGCCGCGGCGCTTCGCGATGGCGCCGATTCCATCATTGCCGCCAACGAGCTCGATATGGCCGCCGCGCGCGATGCGGGCATCTCGGCGGGGCTTCTCGACCGCCTGCTGTTAACGCCCGAGCGCGTCGAGGGAATGGCCGCCGGTTTGGAGAAGCTCGCCGAGTTGCCCGATCCCGTCGGTCGCGTGCTCGACCACCGCGTGCTTGCAAGCGGCGTGGACCTGACCCGCGTGAGCGTGCCGCTGGGTCTGGTTGCCATGGTTTACGAGGCGCGCCCCAACGTGACGGCCGACGCCGCGGGCATCTGCATCCGCACCGGCAACGCCTGCATTCTGCGCGGCGGTTCGCTGGCGTATCACTCGTGCGCCATGATTGCCGAGCTGCTGGCCGATGCGCTTGAGGCCCAGGGTTTCCCGCGCGAAGCCGTCTCGATGATCGAGTCTACCGACCGCGAGGCAACCGGCGAGCTCATGAAGCTTCGTGGCATCGTCGATGTGCTCATTCCGCGTGGCGGTGCGGGCCTGATCCAGCGCTGCGTGCGCGAGTCGCTCGTTCCGGTTATCGAGACGGGCACGGGTAACTGCCACATCTACGTGCATGAATCCGCCGACTTTGACAAGGCGCTCAACATTATCGTCAATGCCAAGACCCAGCGCGTGGGTGTGTGTAATGCCGCCGAGTCGCTGCTGCTCGACCGCGCCGTGGCAGATTCGTTTTTGCCGGCGGCCGTGGCCGTGCTGCACGACCACGGTGTGCTGATTCACGGTGACGAGGCCACGTGCGCCGTATGCGCCGATGCCGGTCTTGCCGAGGGCGACGACTATGTTGCCGCGACTGAGGAGGACTGGGGCCGCGAGTATCTGGCGCTCGAGATGAGCGTGAAGGTCGTGGCGAACGAGGACGAGGCCATCGCGCACATCAACCGCTATGGCACCATGCATTCCGAGGCCATCGTTGCCGAGGACGTGGACGCTTGCGAGCGCTTCCTGGATGAGATCGATGCCTCGGCCGTGTATGCCAACGCCAGCACGCGCTTTACCGACGGCGGCGAGTTTGGCCTGGGCGCCGAGATTGGCATCTCGACCCAAAAACTCCATGCCCGCGGCCCCTTTGCCGCCGAGGCCCTCACCACCTATAAATACAAGCTCCGCGGCACCGGTCAGGTCCGCCCCTAG
- a CDS encoding alpha/beta hydrolase: MALITSYHVPGLYVEDHSIDVPLDWRGLEPMLLAVGSSMRRGAMPAPIAGAPESIKLFYRVVCAPDRINDDLPLLLFLQGGPGGESPRPLSPTSDGWIEEAVKHFRVVLPDQRGTGRSSCVDGRTIAALGDRAEAAGADAARSQADFLKRHLASSIVRDFEYLRLVGFGGKPWVTLGQSYGGFLTLSYLSLFPEGVTASFTCGGIPHVPASASEVYAHTFPRMAAKTQQYYNRYPADVERVAALADALEEQKPALPDSSPMTVERLQLMGSDFGMKPSFERMHWIIDHAFVDGDGTLSCGSSVSDSFLMRAFERTNTRTNPLYWTLQEFIYADGDTMPIRWAAAEEKAHRAEFDTLARPLMFTGEAMFPWMFEQMPELKPFKPGMDLLMEDTSWDKIYDPQRLACNEVPLQAAVYFDDMYVDSGLQLDTLSRIGNSHAWVTNEFEHDGLHGSAVFKHLFDEALNRGDLRRIF, translated from the coding sequence ATGGCGCTCATCACTTCGTACCACGTCCCCGGCCTCTACGTCGAGGACCACAGCATCGACGTCCCCCTCGACTGGCGCGGCCTGGAGCCCATGCTTTTGGCCGTCGGCAGCTCCATGCGCCGCGGCGCAATGCCGGCGCCCATCGCCGGTGCACCCGAAAGCATCAAGCTCTTCTACCGCGTGGTTTGCGCGCCCGACCGCATTAACGACGACTTGCCGCTCCTCCTCTTTTTGCAGGGCGGCCCCGGCGGCGAGAGCCCGCGTCCGCTGTCGCCCACAAGCGATGGCTGGATCGAGGAGGCCGTCAAGCACTTCCGCGTCGTCCTGCCCGACCAGCGCGGTACCGGACGCAGCAGCTGTGTAGACGGGCGCACGATTGCCGCCTTGGGCGATCGTGCCGAGGCAGCAGGAGCCGATGCGGCCCGCTCACAGGCGGACTTTCTCAAACGCCACCTCGCCAGCTCCATCGTGCGCGATTTTGAGTACCTGCGCCTGGTGGGTTTTGGCGGCAAGCCCTGGGTCACACTCGGGCAGAGCTACGGCGGCTTTTTGACGTTGAGCTATCTATCGCTTTTCCCCGAGGGCGTAACGGCAAGCTTTACCTGCGGCGGCATTCCGCACGTGCCGGCGAGCGCCAGCGAGGTCTACGCGCACACCTTCCCGCGCATGGCGGCCAAGACCCAGCAGTATTACAACCGCTACCCCGCCGACGTCGAACGCGTGGCGGCCCTGGCAGATGCCCTCGAGGAGCAAAAGCCCGCACTGCCCGACAGCTCGCCGATGACGGTAGAGCGCCTGCAGCTCATGGGCAGCGACTTTGGCATGAAGCCGAGCTTTGAGCGCATGCACTGGATTATCGACCACGCGTTTGTTGATGGCGACGGTACGCTGAGCTGCGGTTCCTCGGTATCCGACAGCTTTTTGATGCGCGCCTTCGAGCGCACCAACACGCGTACAAACCCGCTGTACTGGACGCTGCAGGAGTTCATCTACGCCGATGGCGACACCATGCCCATCCGCTGGGCCGCGGCAGAAGAGAAGGCCCATCGCGCCGAGTTCGACACGCTCGCGCGCCCGCTCATGTTTACCGGCGAGGCCATGTTCCCGTGGATGTTTGAGCAGATGCCCGAGCTCAAGCCCTTCAAGCCCGGCATGGATCTGCTGATGGAGGACACCAGCTGGGACAAGATCTACGACCCGCAGCGCCTGGCCTGCAACGAAGTACCACTCCAGGCTGCGGTGTACTTCGACGACATGTACGTGGATTCGGGCCTGCAGCTCGATACGCTCAGCCGCATTGGCAACTCGCATGCCTGGGTGACCAACGAGTTTGAGCACGATGGCCTGCACGGCAGCGCGGTGTTCAAGCACCTCTTCGACGAAGCCCTCAACCGCGGAGACCTGCGCCGAATCTTCTAG
- the proB gene encoding glutamate 5-kinase — protein sequence MTTYYKTMVVKIGSSTVVGADGKVNRAFIGGLADQAAALRKLGWRLVVVSSGAIACGYPVLGFDRKPVGDLPSLQACASAGQCIISSAYDEEFHARDLLTSLVLLTRHDTARRTSYLHARDALLRLVELDVVPVVNENDTVTVDEIKFGDNDTLAALVSCLVSADLCVTLSDIDGLYTANPHEDPTAEFVPVVHKIDAKIIASAGDSSTSVGTGGMITKIRASRILMTAGIQSVICSGEEPDALVRLARGESVGTLFDPPAERLDIAPRKLWIALGDKAHGSVTVDDGAAKALVSRGSSLLAVGIREVDGTFAEGDVLDVCDPSGMVVARGIAEADSDVLELAAGRRQDQIAGNRLLADLAEKPAIHRDNLIVFA from the coding sequence ATGACGACTTATTATAAAACGATGGTGGTAAAGATCGGTTCGTCCACGGTGGTGGGTGCCGACGGCAAGGTCAACCGCGCCTTTATCGGCGGGCTTGCCGACCAGGCCGCAGCCCTGCGCAAGCTCGGCTGGCGTCTGGTCGTGGTGAGCTCGGGCGCTATCGCCTGTGGCTATCCCGTGCTGGGCTTCGACCGCAAGCCGGTCGGCGACCTGCCGAGCCTGCAGGCCTGCGCCTCGGCCGGTCAGTGTATCATCTCGTCGGCCTACGACGAGGAGTTTCATGCGCGCGACCTGCTCACCTCGCTCGTGCTGCTCACACGCCACGACACGGCCCGCCGCACATCCTACCTGCATGCGCGCGACGCCCTGCTGCGCCTTGTGGAGCTTGACGTGGTGCCGGTCGTCAACGAGAACGATACCGTTACCGTCGATGAGATCAAGTTTGGCGACAACGACACGCTGGCGGCGCTTGTGAGCTGCCTGGTTTCTGCCGATCTGTGCGTGACGCTCTCGGACATCGATGGCCTCTATACCGCCAATCCGCATGAGGACCCCACGGCCGAGTTTGTCCCGGTCGTGCATAAGATCGATGCCAAGATCATCGCCTCGGCGGGCGATTCTTCCACATCGGTGGGCACGGGCGGCATGATTACCAAGATCCGCGCGAGCCGCATTCTGATGACGGCGGGCATTCAGAGCGTGATATGCTCGGGCGAGGAGCCCGATGCGCTCGTGCGCCTCGCTCGCGGCGAGAGTGTGGGCACGCTGTTCGATCCGCCGGCGGAGCGTCTGGACATTGCGCCCCGCAAGCTGTGGATCGCGCTGGGCGACAAGGCGCATGGCTCGGTGACGGTCGATGACGGCGCCGCGAAGGCGCTGGTCAGCCGTGGCTCGTCCTTGCTCGCGGTGGGTATTCGCGAGGTCGATGGCACGTTTGCCGAGGGCGATGTGCTCGATGTGTGCGACCCGAGCGGTATGGTTGTCGCGCGTGGTATTGCCGAGGCCGATTCGGACGTGCTGGAGCTTGCAGCCGGACGCCGCCAGGACCAGATTGCCGGCAACCGCCTGCTGGCAGACCTGGCCGAGAAGCCCGCGATTCATCGAGATAATTTAATCGTCTTCGCCTAA